Genomic DNA from Streptomyces sp. PCS3-D2:
GGCGTCCCCCGGGAGCGCGGCCCCCGGCCGCGACTGCGCCCCGCCACCGTCCGCGCGAAGATCCTCTCCCTGTTGATGGTGCCGGTCGTCTCGCTCCTCGCGCTCTGGGCCTTCGCCACCGTCAACACCGCCCAGGACATGGCCCGGCTGGGGCGAGTCCAGCGGGTCGACTCCGAGATACGCGCCCCCGTCACCGCCGCCGTCACCGAGTTGCAGGCCGAACGGCGAGCAGCCGTCCGCCTCCTGGCCGATCCCGCGGCCGACGCGGGCACACTGGACCAGCAGGCCCGCCGCACCGACGGCGCCGTCCGCGCCCTACGGCTCGGAGACCGCCACACCGTCGCCGATTCCGGTGGCTACCGCCCCGACACGGTGGTCCGTCTGGGCGCGTTCGTGGTCGCGGCCGAGGCGCTGGAATCGGCCCGTAAGGACATCACCGACCGCCGCGCCACCCCCGAGGCCGCCTTCGCCATCTACACCCGGGTGGTCGACGCCGCCTTCGCCGTGGGCGGCTCCCTCTCCGGGGGCGAGAGCGCCGAGCTGGGTCCCGACGCGCGGGTCCTGCTCGAATTCGCCCGGGCCGCGGAACTCCTGTCCCGAGAGGACGCCCTCCTCGCCCTGCCGGGGCAGCGTAGCGCCGAAACGCTTCGGCAGCTGACCGGCGCCATCGAGTCCCGCCGCGCGCTCACTGAGGCCGCGACCCGCGACCTGCCGGCCGCCCAGCAGGACGCCTGGCGGTCCGTCGCCAAGAGCGCAGCCTACGCCGAACTGACCGGCGCCGAGGACCGGGCGCTCGCCGCCGGAACCTCCCGGGACGGCCGGGGTGCGCCCGCCGGATGGGAGACCGCCCACAGCGGCGTCAGCACCTCGATGCGGGAGATCGAGGAGGCCGCCCACACCGCGGCCGCGGACCGGGCCGACCCCGTCAGGGAGGGGGCCTTCAGCCCCGCGGGCGCCGCCGTGCTGCTCGGTCTGCTGGCTGTCGCGGCCTCGCTCGCCATCTCCGTCCGGATCGGCCGGGTCCTCGTCGTCGAACTGGTCTCCCTGCGCAACGCCGCCCTGGAGATCGCCCACCGCAAACTCCCCGAGGCGATGGATCGGCTGCGCGCCGGCGAGCACGTCGACGTGCCCGCCGAGGCCCCGGCCGGCCCGCCCGCCGACGACGAGATCACCCAGGTCGGCGAGGCACTGGGTACCGTACACCGGGCTGCGCTCAACGCCGCCGTCGAGCGGGCGGAGCTCGCCGGAGGGGTCTCCGGGGTCTTCGTCAACCTCGCCCGCCGCAGCCAGGTCCTCGTGCACAAACAGCTCATCCTGCTGGATTCGATGGAACGGCGCGCCGACGACCCGAGCGAGCTCGGCGACCTCTTCCGCCTCGACCACCTGACCACCAGGATGCGCCGCCACGCGGAGAGCCTGATCATCCTTTCGGGCGCCTCCCCGGGCCGGGCCTGGCGGATGCCGGTCCCCCTCACCAGCGTCGTCAGGGCCGCCGTCTCGGAGATCGAGGACTACCCGCGCGTCGAGGTGCACGGGCTCGCCGAGGCCGCGGTGGCCGGCGCGGCCGTCGCCGACCTCACCCACCTCCTCGCCGAACTCATCGAGAACGCGGCCCAGTTCTCTCCTCCGCACACCAAGGTCCGGGTCACCGGCGAACCGGTCGGCACCGGTTACGTCCTGGAGATCGAGGACCGCGGACTGGGCATGGGGCGCGCATCCCTGGCCGACGCCAACCGGCGCATCGAGCAGTCCGAGGGCCTCGACCTCTTCGACAGCGACCGGCTCGGCCTCTTCGTGGTCAGCCGGCTCTCGGCCCGCCACGACGTCAAGGTGCACCTGCGCACGTCGCCCTACGGCGGCACCACCGCCGTGGTGCTCCTGCCCACCTCCGTGCTCCAGAGCGCCACCTCCGCCTCCGCGACCTCCACCGCGACCGCGGTCGGCACCGACGACGCCGACGCGGCGGGCCCGCAGCCCGGCCACCGGGAGGATTCCCCGGGCGCCCGGGACCGCGCCGCGCCCCCGTCGCCCACACCGGCCGCGGAACAGGGCGCGCCCGTGCAGCAGCCCGCCGCGGTCACCGTCGTACGGGACCGTGCGCGAAGCGGCGTACGGGACGGCGTGCGCGGCATTCCGGCACGGGACGTGGCACCCGCGGCAGCGGCGGACGAACCGCGCCCGGCGCCGGTGGCGCCGCTGCGGCCGCGCGCCGCCGTCGGCACGGGCTTCCGTACGGAGGCCGCCGCATCCCCTTCCGCCTCCGTGGCGGAACTTCCGCGCCGGGTACGCCAGGCCAGCCTCGTCCCCCAGCTCCGCGAGGCGCCCGCGCCCGAGGAGCAGGCCGCCGGACGGCCGGCCGGGGACGCGCCGGGGCGCAGCCCACAGGAGGTCCGGGACCGGATGGCGGCCTACCGGGCGGGATGGCTGCGCGGCTCCGAGGAGAACTCCCCCCACGCAGGCAGCGAAGGAGAAGCGTGATGATCGAACACCAGAGGGTCGGCCACGACGGCATCCGCAGGTCGGGCGAGCTCGACTGGCTCCTGGACGACCTGGTGCACCGGGTCATCGAGGTCCGGCACGCCGTGGTGCTCTCCAACGACGGCCTGGCGGTGGGTGCCTCCAGTGCGCTCGGCCGGGAGGACGCCGAACACCTCGCGGCGGTGGCCTCCGGCTTCCACAGCCTGGCCAAGGGCGCGGGACGGCACTTCCAGGCCGGGGGTGTGCGCCAGACGTTGGTCGAGATGGACGAGGGTTTCCTCTTCGTCGCGGCGGCCGGGGACGGATCCTGCCTCGCCGTGCTCAGCGCCGCCGGCGCCGACATCGGCCTGATCGCCTACGAGATGGCTCGGCTGGTGAAGCGGGTCGGCGAACACCTCTGCGCTCCGCCCCGGTTCGCGGCGCGGCCGCCGGCCGCCGGCTGAGGGCGCGGTCCGGCACATGAACGGCCAGTGGTACGACGACGAAGCGGGCCCGCTCGTCCGCCCGTACGCCATGACCGGGGGGCGTACCAAGCCGGGACCGCACGGGGTCCGCTTCGACCTGATCGCCCTGGTCGCGGTGGAGCCGCAGAGTGGCGCGGACGAGGCGGCCGAGTCCCTGCTCGGCCCCGAACACCGGGCACTGCTGGGGCTGTGCCGGTCCGAGACCCAGTCGGTGGCGGAACTCGCCGCCGACGCCGACCTGCCCGTGGGAGTCGTTCGGGTGCTCCTCGGGGACCTGCTGGAGGGCGGGCACGTCAAGGTCAGCCGCCCGGTGCCGCCCGCCCAGCTTCCGGACGAGCGGATTCTGCGTGAAGTCATCGAGGGATTGAGAGCGCTTTGATGGGACACCACGACAATCTGACCACCGGATCCGGCGGACCTGCCGGCGACGGTCCGGACGCGGAGCCGGGGACGGTGGAGGAGGACGCCGAACTGGCCGCGCTCGCGCTGAAGATCCTCGTGGCGGGGGGATTCGGGGTGGGCAAGACCACGCTCGTCGGAGCGGTGAGCGAGATCCGGCCACTGCGCACCGAGGAACAGCTCAGCGAGGCCGGAGAAATGGTCGACGACACGGGCGGCGTCGAGCAGAAGACGAGCACGACCGTGGCGATGGACTTCGGGCGGATCACCATCCGGTCCGGTCTGTCCCTCTACCTGTTCGGCACTCCGGGGCAGGACCGGTTCTGGTTCCTGTGGGACGAGCTGTCCACGGGGGCGCTCGGCGCGGTGGTGCTCGCCGACACGCGGCGCCTGGAGGACTGCTTCCCGGCGGTCGACTACTTCGAGCACCGGCGCATCCCGTTCGTGGTCGCCGTCAACTGCTTCGCGGAGGCGCGGCGGTACGGGGCGCACGACGTGTCGCGCGCACTGGACCTGGAACAGGGGACGCCGGTGGTGCTGTGCGACGCACGGGACAGGGACTCGGGCAAGGAAGTGCTGATCCGGCTGGTCGAGTACGCCGGGCGGGTGCACACCGCCCGGCTGCTGGACTCGGTGGGGCCGCAGGCCGGTTCCGTGTGAGCAGGTCCTGCCACCGGGGTGGGTCAGTCGGCCACCCGGGCTTCGGCGATCACCTGGTCGATCGGGACACGGACCAGGAGCGAGCCGGGGACGCCGTTGCGGCGGCCGATCGCCTCGGCGTCCGCCTCGCCCATGTAGCGGGCGGCGATGCGGGTCGCCCAGGTGAGCACCTCGTCCCCGGCGTCGGCGTAGTCGCTGATCTCGGCGCGGCCCTGGAGGATGACGTAGGCGAAGGGCGGACGCTCGTCGTCCACGCAGAGCGCGACGCGGCCGTCCCTGGCCAGATTGCGTCCCTTGACGGTGTCCTTTCCTGTGTTGAAGACGAAGGAATCGCCGTCGAGTACGAACCAGACGGGGGCGACGTGCGGACTTCCGTCCTCGCGGACGGTGCAGAGCTTTCCGGTGCGGGCGGAATCGGAAACAAATGCCCGCCATTCCTCTTGAGTCATCTTCTTCGCCATGGGCACATCCTCCTTGCCGGAAAGGCACTGGTGGGGAAGGCTTGCCGCACGAGTACGCGGGGTGGGGCACGGCCGAGCGGGCCACGTCAACGGGGAGGGGCCGGGAATGGCACTGGACAAGCAACTGGACTGGCTGTTGGACGACCTGACACGCAGGGTCCCGCAGGTGCGGCACGCGGTGGTGCTGTCCAATGACGGCCTGGTGACGGCGGCGAGCGCGGGGCTGCCCAGGGAGGACGCGGAACACCTGGCGGCCGTCGCGGCCGGGCTGCAGAGCCTGGCGAAGGGGTCGGGACGGCACTTCAGGGCCGGCGAGGTCCGTCAGACGATGGTCGAGTACGACGACGGGGCGCTCTTCGTCATGGCGGCGGGCGCGGGCAGTTCCCTGTGTGTGCTGAGTGCGGCCGAGGCGGACATCGGCCAGGTCGCGTACGAGATGACGCTGCTGGTCAACCGGGTGGGTGAGCATCTGGGAGTGGCGGAGCGGCGCATCACCGGAGGCTGAGCCGGCGCCCCGCGGAGGTTGTCCACAGGCCTCACGAGATCCCGTCACAGCAAGTTACGATCCTCACGTAGAGTAGTCATTGCTCGTGGGGGAGGACCGTGATGACACAGATGGTGACCGCGCCGCCGCAGGATGGGGCCGCGCACCAGGGAGACAGGCCCAGAGGCCGGGCCGACGACGCCGCGGAGGCGCTGATGGGCAGTGCGCGGGCCGCCGGGGAACTGGGCCTGACCCGGGGTGAGCTGGCCAGGGCCGTCCAGCTGGGGATCGTACGGGCCGGGCCGCCGGCGGCCGGCGGTGCCGCGCGCTTCACGCGGGCGGAGCTGGCGCGGGTACGGGCCGTGGCCGCGGGCCCGTCGGACACCCTGCGCCGGCGGGTCGAGGCGGTGGCCGGGGCCCAAGCGGCGGCCGAGGTGCTCGGGGTCGGCCCGAGCCGGTTCACCCGGCTCGCGCGCTGCGGGCACCTCACGCCCGTCGGCTACCGGATCAACCGCTACCGCGCGGTCGTGTGGCTCTATCTCGCTTCGGAACTTAGGGAGTTCGCCGACGACCGGCCGGGGATGCTGCGCGGGACGGCATCCGCCGAGGACCGGGAACTGCTGGCGGCCAAGGGGGACCTGCGCCCGCGCACCTGGCGCGGGCGGCATGTGGGGCTCCTGCTGAGACGGACCACCGATCCATGGGCCCGCGCGGCGGTTCTGGCCCGCGTACTTCCCGAGGACGACCTGCGCGGAGCCGTGCCCGATCCGGCGGAACGGATCATCCTGGCCGCACTGGCCCCGCCTCCGCCGTACGGTCACCCACAGGTGCCCGCCGCCGCGGCGGTGGCGGAGGGGCTGCTGCGCGCCGGGCCGCCGGACGAGGTTCTCCGGTACCGAACCAGGCTGGAGGTCGCCCTGGCGGCGGCCCGGCTTCAGTCGAAGTCGACGGGGGACAGGGGGCCGACGTAGACCCAGGCCCCCGCCTCGCGGGCGAAGCTGCTGTGCTCGTGCAGCGAGCCGGTGTGGCGGCCCTCGCGGTAGTGCGCGCGGAACTCCACCGAGCCCTCCGTCTCGAACATCCCGCCGCGCTCGGTGGCGAGGATCTCCAGCCGCTCCCAGCGCTGCCCGGGATCGAGGTCGAGCACGGCCGGGCGCGTGGAGGGGTGCCAGGAGCGGAGCAGGTACGCGGTGTCACCGACGGCGAAGGCGCTGAAGCGGGAACGCATCAGCAGCTCGGCGGTGGGCGCCTGCCGTTGACCGGAGTGGAAGCGGCCGCAGCACTCCGCGTAGGCGGCGGGCAGCCCGCAGGGGCACGGCATGGCGGGAGTGGGCATGGGTCTGCTCAGTTCTTCGGTACGGGAAGGGACGGCCGGCCCGGAGGTCACGCCCGGGCGGGATGGGGGCGGAAGAGGCCCTCTTGGACCACGGAGACCAGCAGCCTGCCCTCCAGGTCGTAGATGCGGCCCCGGGCCAGGCCCCGGCCGCCGTGCGCGATGGGCGATTCCTGGTCGTAGAGGAACCACTCGTCCGCCCGGAAGGGCCGGTGGAACCACATGGCGTGATCGAGCGAGGCCATGTCGAAGCCGCGCATGCCCCAGAGGGGTTCCACGGGGATGCGCACGGCGTCGAGGAGGGTCATGTCACTGGCGTAGGTGAGGGCACAGGTGTGCACGAGCGGGTCGTCGCCCAGCGGGCCCACGGCGCGCATCCACACCGCGCTGCGCGGATCGGCACCCTTGAGCTCCTCCGGAGTCCAGCGGAGCCGGCTGACATAGCGGATGTCGAAGGGCTGGCGGCGGGCCATCCGCTCCAGCGCCTCCGGCAGCGCCCCGAGGTGCGCGCGGATCTCGTCCGCGACCTTGGGGAGCGTGTCGGGATGGGGACAGTGGTGGGGAGGCAGCTGGTGCTCGATGCCGCCCTCCTCCGGGTGATGGAAGGAGGCGGTGAGATTGAAGATCGTCTTGCCCTGCCGGACCGCGGTGACCCGCCGGGTGGTGAAGGACCGCCCGTCACGCACCCGCTCCACCTGGTACACGATCGGCACCCCGGGAATGCCGGGGCGCAGGAAGTACGCGTGCAGTGAGTGGACCGGGCGGTCGCTCTCCACGGTGCGGCCCGCGGCCACCAGGGCCTGGCCCGCGACCTGGCCGCCGAAGACCCGCTGGAGGGACTCCTGCGGGCTGGCGCCGCGGAAGATGTTGACCTCGATCTGCTCCAGATCGAGCAGATCGACCAGTCTCTCGGCGGGGTTCGTCATCAGAGGATCTCCACTGTCGGGTCCGGGCGGTCCGGCGGCGTGCCGGGACGCTTCACAGGGCGCCGAGCTCGCCGACCGAGGTCACCCGGACGACCGCCCGGCCCTCCTCGTCGGACGCGGCCAGGTCGACCTCGGCGCTGATGCCCCAGCCATGGTCGCCGTTGGGGTCGGCGAAGGTCTGGCGGACGCGCCACAGGCCGTGCGCGGGGTCCTCCTCGATCTGCAGCAGCTTGGGGCCCCGGGCGTCGGGGCCGGTACCGAGGTCGTCGTACTCGTCCCAGTACGCGTCCATGGCCTCGCCCCAGGCGTCGGCGTCCCAGCCCGACCCGGCGTCCAGCTCGCCCAGCGTGTCGACGTGGTCGAGGGCGGCCAGCTCGACGCGGCGGAACATGGCGTTGCGGACCAGGACGCGGAAGGCGCGCGCATTCGCGGTGACGGGCTTGACCTGATCGGCCTTCTCCTGAGCCTGTTCCGCCGTCTCCACCTCGGGGTTCGCCAGCTGCTCCCACTCGTCGAGCAGGCTCGAATCGACCTGGCGGACCAGCTCGCCCAACCAAGCGATCAGGTCCTCGAGGTCCTCGGACTTGAGGTCGTCGGGGATGGTGTGGTCCAGCGCCTTGAACGCGCTGGCCAGGTAGCGCAGCACGATGCCCTCGGTGCGGGCCAGTTCGTAGAAGGAGGTGAACTCGGTGAAGGTCATCGCACGTTCGTACATGTCGCGGATGATCGACTTCGGGGAGACGGGGTGGTCGCGCACCCACGGGTGGCTCTTGGAGTACACGTCGTAGGCGTGGGAGAGGAGTTCTTCCAGCGGCTTGGGATAGGTGACGTCCTGGAGCCGCTCCATCCGCTCCTCGTACTCGATCCCGTCGGCCTTCATCTGGCCGACCGCGATGCCGCGCTCCTTGTTCTGCTGGGCGGCCAGGATCTGGCGCGGGTCGTCCAGCGTGGACTCCACGACGGACACCATGTCCAGCGCGTAGGAGGGGGACTCCGGGTCCAGCAGGTCGAAGGAGGCCAGCGCGAAGGTGGACAGCGGCTGGTTGAGGGCGAAGTCCTGCTGGAGGTCGACGGTGAGCCGAATGGTGCGGCCCTCCGCGTCCGGGGTGTCGAGCTTCTCCACCACGCCGCCGTCCAGCAGCGAGCGGTAGATCGCGATGGCCCGGCGGATGTGCCGCAGCTGTGCCTTGCGCGGCTCGTGGTTGTCCTCGAGGAGGTGGCGCATCGCCTGGAAGGCGTCTCCGGGCCGGGCGATCACCGACAGGAGCATGATGTTGGTGACCTTGAAGCGCGAGGTCAGAGGCTCCGGATCGGCGGCGATGAGCTTTTCGAAGGTGGTGTCCGACCAGGCGACGAACCCCTCGGGCGCCTTCTTGCGGACCACCTTGCGGCGCTTCTTCGGGTCGTCGCCCGCCTTCGCGAGCGCCTTCTCGTTCTCGATGACGTGTTCGGGCGCCTGGGCGACCACGTAGCCCGCCGTGTCGAAGCCGGCCCGTCCGGCCCGTCCGGCGATCTGGTGGAACTCGCGGGCGCGCAGCGTGC
This window encodes:
- a CDS encoding ATP-binding protein codes for the protein MRTPRRRPDAAAPRLPAPPARGRRAHAGPPAEEPTQEPSQEPAQEPVQQRPRPSDAARPPGSGVPRERGPRPRLRPATVRAKILSLLMVPVVSLLALWAFATVNTAQDMARLGRVQRVDSEIRAPVTAAVTELQAERRAAVRLLADPAADAGTLDQQARRTDGAVRALRLGDRHTVADSGGYRPDTVVRLGAFVVAAEALESARKDITDRRATPEAAFAIYTRVVDAAFAVGGSLSGGESAELGPDARVLLEFARAAELLSREDALLALPGQRSAETLRQLTGAIESRRALTEAATRDLPAAQQDAWRSVAKSAAYAELTGAEDRALAAGTSRDGRGAPAGWETAHSGVSTSMREIEEAAHTAAADRADPVREGAFSPAGAAVLLGLLAVAASLAISVRIGRVLVVELVSLRNAALEIAHRKLPEAMDRLRAGEHVDVPAEAPAGPPADDEITQVGEALGTVHRAALNAAVERAELAGGVSGVFVNLARRSQVLVHKQLILLDSMERRADDPSELGDLFRLDHLTTRMRRHAESLIILSGASPGRAWRMPVPLTSVVRAAVSEIEDYPRVEVHGLAEAAVAGAAVADLTHLLAELIENAAQFSPPHTKVRVTGEPVGTGYVLEIEDRGLGMGRASLADANRRIEQSEGLDLFDSDRLGLFVVSRLSARHDVKVHLRTSPYGGTTAVVLLPTSVLQSATSASATSTATAVGTDDADAAGPQPGHREDSPGARDRAAPPSPTPAAEQGAPVQQPAAVTVVRDRARSGVRDGVRGIPARDVAPAAAADEPRPAPVAPLRPRAAVGTGFRTEAAASPSASVAELPRRVRQASLVPQLREAPAPEEQAAGRPAGDAPGRSPQEVRDRMAAYRAGWLRGSEENSPHAGSEGEA
- a CDS encoding roadblock/LC7 domain-containing protein, whose translation is MIEHQRVGHDGIRRSGELDWLLDDLVHRVIEVRHAVVLSNDGLAVGASSALGREDAEHLAAVASGFHSLAKGAGRHFQAGGVRQTLVEMDEGFLFVAAAGDGSCLAVLSAAGADIGLIAYEMARLVKRVGEHLCAPPRFAARPPAAG
- a CDS encoding DUF742 domain-containing protein — protein: MNGQWYDDEAGPLVRPYAMTGGRTKPGPHGVRFDLIALVAVEPQSGADEAAESLLGPEHRALLGLCRSETQSVAELAADADLPVGVVRVLLGDLLEGGHVKVSRPVPPAQLPDERILREVIEGLRAL
- a CDS encoding ATP/GTP-binding protein, translated to MGHHDNLTTGSGGPAGDGPDAEPGTVEEDAELAALALKILVAGGFGVGKTTLVGAVSEIRPLRTEEQLSEAGEMVDDTGGVEQKTSTTVAMDFGRITIRSGLSLYLFGTPGQDRFWFLWDELSTGALGAVVLADTRRLEDCFPAVDYFEHRRIPFVVAVNCFAEARRYGAHDVSRALDLEQGTPVVLCDARDRDSGKEVLIRLVEYAGRVHTARLLDSVGPQAGSV
- a CDS encoding PPOX class F420-dependent oxidoreductase — encoded protein: MAKKMTQEEWRAFVSDSARTGKLCTVREDGSPHVAPVWFVLDGDSFVFNTGKDTVKGRNLARDGRVALCVDDERPPFAYVILQGRAEISDYADAGDEVLTWATRIAARYMGEADAEAIGRRNGVPGSLLVRVPIDQVIAEARVAD
- a CDS encoding roadblock/LC7 domain-containing protein; its protein translation is MALDKQLDWLLDDLTRRVPQVRHAVVLSNDGLVTAASAGLPREDAEHLAAVAAGLQSLAKGSGRHFRAGEVRQTMVEYDDGALFVMAAGAGSSLCVLSAAEADIGQVAYEMTLLVNRVGEHLGVAERRITGG
- a CDS encoding DUF6397 family protein is translated as MTQMVTAPPQDGAAHQGDRPRGRADDAAEALMGSARAAGELGLTRGELARAVQLGIVRAGPPAAGGAARFTRAELARVRAVAAGPSDTLRRRVEAVAGAQAAAEVLGVGPSRFTRLARCGHLTPVGYRINRYRAVVWLYLASELREFADDRPGMLRGTASAEDRELLAAKGDLRPRTWRGRHVGLLLRRTTDPWARAAVLARVLPEDDLRGAVPDPAERIILAALAPPPPYGHPQVPAAAAVAEGLLRAGPPDEVLRYRTRLEVALAAARLQSKSTGDRGPT
- a CDS encoding YchJ family protein is translated as MPTPAMPCPCGLPAAYAECCGRFHSGQRQAPTAELLMRSRFSAFAVGDTAYLLRSWHPSTRPAVLDLDPGQRWERLEILATERGGMFETEGSVEFRAHYREGRHTGSLHEHSSFAREAGAWVYVGPLSPVDFD
- a CDS encoding acyl-CoA thioesterase II; this encodes MTNPAERLVDLLDLEQIEVNIFRGASPQESLQRVFGGQVAGQALVAAGRTVESDRPVHSLHAYFLRPGIPGVPIVYQVERVRDGRSFTTRRVTAVRQGKTIFNLTASFHHPEEGGIEHQLPPHHCPHPDTLPKVADEIRAHLGALPEALERMARRQPFDIRYVSRLRWTPEELKGADPRSAVWMRAVGPLGDDPLVHTCALTYASDMTLLDAVRIPVEPLWGMRGFDMASLDHAMWFHRPFRADEWFLYDQESPIAHGGRGLARGRIYDLEGRLLVSVVQEGLFRPHPARA
- a CDS encoding RNA helicase, with the protein product MTLIDQLPPTADPDALFEAFSSWAEEQGITLYPAQEEALIEVVSGANVILSTPTGSGKSLVAAGAHFTALAQDKVTFYTAPIKALVSEKFFDLCKLFGTENVGMLTGDASVNADAPVICCTAEVLASIALRDGKHADIGQVVMDEFHFYAEPDRGWAWQIPLLELPQAQFVLMSATLGDVKRFEDDLTRRTGRPTSVVRSATRPVPLSYDYVTTPITDTITELLETRQAPVYIVHFTQAQAVERAQSLMSINMCTREEKDKIQELIGNFRFTTKFGQNLSRYVRHGIGVHHAGMLPKYRRLVEKLAQAGLLKVICGTDTLGVGVNVPIRTVLFTALTKYDGNRVRTLRAREFHQIAGRAGRAGFDTAGYVVAQAPEHVIENEKALAKAGDDPKKRRKVVRKKAPEGFVAWSDTTFEKLIAADPEPLTSRFKVTNIMLLSVIARPGDAFQAMRHLLEDNHEPRKAQLRHIRRAIAIYRSLLDGGVVEKLDTPDAEGRTIRLTVDLQQDFALNQPLSTFALASFDLLDPESPSYALDMVSVVESTLDDPRQILAAQQNKERGIAVGQMKADGIEYEERMERLQDVTYPKPLEELLSHAYDVYSKSHPWVRDHPVSPKSIIRDMYERAMTFTEFTSFYELARTEGIVLRYLASAFKALDHTIPDDLKSEDLEDLIAWLGELVRQVDSSLLDEWEQLANPEVETAEQAQEKADQVKPVTANARAFRVLVRNAMFRRVELAALDHVDTLGELDAGSGWDADAWGEAMDAYWDEYDDLGTGPDARGPKLLQIEEDPAHGLWRVRQTFADPNGDHGWGISAEVDLAASDEEGRAVVRVTSVGELGAL